The Bacteroidia bacterium genomic interval ATTTTGTGAAAATCGATGACCACTGAATCAGCCTGCTCGATTCCTTTCGCCAAATGCCTGTACTTTTTAGAAACAACTACCGAACCTCCATGCGCACCATCCACATGAAACCAAAGATTATTTCTCTTTGCGAAAGCTCCCATACTTTCCAAATCATCATAAGAGCCCGTTGCTGTAGAAGAGGCGCATCCAATTAAGGCGATAACGGTATATCCTTTTTCCTGTGCAGTAAGGAGATATTTGTCGAGAAGGTCTGTCCTTATTTTAAAATTCTCGTCGATGGGCACTTTGATGATGCCTTCACTACCCAGTCCCAGTATCCTTGCTGCCCGATCTATGCAATAGTGCGCTTCCTCTGAGACCAGCACAGCCAGTTTAGACGAATGTCCCTCTTCCCAGACATTAGTGTCTGCTTTGGCATTTCTCGCAGCTAAAAGGGCCGTTAGATTGGCCAGGGAGCCTCCCGAGGTCAAAAAACCGGCAGATTCTCTAGAGTATCCTATTTTCCGGGCCAAAAACTCAATCATGATTCGCTCTATGGCATTTGAGGCCATACCCATTTCGTATACTCCGGTTCCATTGCTGGAAATGTCAGTCAAAAAACCTGCGAGACTAGAGATAAGGGCAGGAACGGCTACCTGATGGCCCAGATATCGAGGCTGATGAACTTTGATAGAATGATCCAGGACTTTTTGAAAGAACTCCAGGGGATCACTTCCCTGCTCTTTATCTGATTCCCAAAACTTCAATTCATCTTCCGGTTTTTGATAGGGGAGTACGACAGGATCTTTTTGGGAAATACTTTCCTCCAATTGATCAGCAATCATATCCACTACCTGATGTCCAAGTTTGCGGAAACTATCTACATCATAAGCTTCTGCTAAACGGGAAGATGTTTGAAGAGAATTCATCTGTTTATCTGCTTTTAGGATAAATGTAGGAGAGAGTTTTTATAATAAAAAATGTTTAATTATCATGTATTAATAAGAAAAATGCATTAATGAATATCACTCAATTGCAAAATGCACTGGTACTGGCCCGCACGCTTCACTTCACCAAAGCGGCTGAGGAAGTAAATATTGTACAGCCGGCTTTGAGTCGGCAGATCCAGCAATTAGAAGAAGAATTAAACGCGGATTTGTTTCGGAGAAATAAGCGGAATGTAGAGTTGACGGCTGCTGGGACCTATTTTTTCCGGGAAGCAGAAAAAATCCTCAATGAATTGGAGCGAGTTTCAAAGCGAGCTTCTCAAATCTGTAAAGGAGAAGCCGGGGAAATACGTATTGGCTATACCCATTCCG includes:
- a CDS encoding pyridoxal-dependent decarboxylase gives rise to the protein MNSLQTSSRLAEAYDVDSFRKLGHQVVDMIADQLEESISQKDPVVLPYQKPEDELKFWESDKEQGSDPLEFFQKVLDHSIKVHQPRYLGHQVAVPALISSLAGFLTDISSNGTGVYEMGMASNAIERIMIEFLARKIGYSRESAGFLTSGGSLANLTALLAARNAKADTNVWEEGHSSKLAVLVSEEAHYCIDRAARILGLGSEGIIKVPIDENFKIRTDLLDKYLLTAQEKGYTVIALIGCASSTATGSYDDLESMGAFAKRNNLWFHVDGAHGGSVVVSKKYRHLAKGIEQADSVVIDFHKMMMTPSLNTALIFQRGADSYKTFQQKAQYLWDSQQSPEWYHSGKRSFECTKLMMSIKPYIILRTYGEEIFEENIDRCFYLARSFAALIRERESFELAIEPEANIVNFRFVANTHADLNELNASLRLSLMEKGEFYIVQTSIGGTKYLRTALMNPLTQESDLVALLDEIEALALTEY